TCATCTGTGAATGTAGTGCGAGTCGCAAAATCACATGAACATACGACAAAAGCCAAACCAGGTTCCGACACGTTGAttggcgcggcgcaggatcATAGCTTCCGCACATGATCTCAAATTCTTACGTCAACGGGAGTCTAGTTTCCCGAGAGAACCGTCTGAAGGTGCCTTGAGGCAAAACGAAACTAACACGACATCTCTAAAAGATGGGCCTCCCGCatttcgcttcctcgccttgctccgttttcttcgtccACAGCCGCGTCTCTTTCACCTTCGGTCTCTTCACTCAACAATTTTTGGTACATGCGTTGCCAGAACTCTTGGCGCTGAGAGTGAGGGGGCTGCAAGGGAAAAAGTTTCCTCTGGGTGCAGTGTTCAGGCGGAGACACGCAACACTGCTCGAAGCATGGTTCAGTGAGGAAATAGCAAAAAAAATAAAAGATTTTTTTTGACGACCGATCTACGCCGCAAATGCCAAAGCGACACGagcttcgcctccctcggcaACGATAGATAAAAACACAGCGAGAGGTGACGCAAGCGGCCTGGTGTCGAAACGTCACCCCTTTGTCCTATTTAGTTCTATTTCCCTGTCCACTGCTTTACAAAAGGTACGCCTTTTGCATTATTCGTGTCTCTCTAACTATCTACCCCTACATTAATTTACCTttctgtcgtcttcctctctctgtatctatctagcgatgtatgtgtatatttatctatctgTATCATCTGGCTACTCTTCTATATCTAATCTATCTAAGCTAATATCTATTCCTATATCTTTATCTCCAAAGAGCTCTTGGTGGACGCTCGCCAGGGGGTGCGGAAATACGGCTCGCGCTGGCTAGCGGCTGCAACTCACCTGTTTAACACCCAAGAGGCTGAGCAGAtctggcgcccgcgacccGCTCTGCACGCATCCCCCAAGAAAGCAGCGGAAAGAATGAGGAAAGcacgaagaaaaacgagcCACAGGGTCCCACACAAAAAAAGAAGCACCGGCGCCAGTGCCCACAACGACGATGAGAAACTGACGGAAACATGCAACAGGGAAGAGGGCGCAGCAGTGACAGCGAGGGCggacagcgagcgagaacCGAGCGGCGGGTGCAGAAGTCAAGGGCGATACATCAGGCGGGTAAAGCACATAGAAAGGGCTACCGCGCCtgagcagagaagagggcgaaTTCAGCTGAGGCAAGCAGGGGCATACAAACGACACATCGAcgaaagcgaggcgacgcaatGGGGAATGCGAGGCTCGCGCATGGAAAGGAGAGACGTGAAgggcggggggcgcgcgAGCATTGAGAAATCGCCGGCGCATGACGCTGCTTACCGACGCGTggcgagacgcgagacgcgaaaagGCTCCCTGCGTCGGGCtccggctgcctcgcgcctttCGTGAAGAGGCAaggccttcttcctctctcagGCGATCGAACCGCGAGCGAATGGCGTCTATCGTGCGACTGCGGTACTCGCCGTGGTCTGCCCACATGGCGCTAAAAAAACGGAATAAACAGGAAAAGGAAAATAAACGAAACTGAACGGGCACGAACCAAGCGAGCGCACCAGGTCTCTTCGGAGAGTCGCTTACACTGTGGGACACAATAAcgccacagagagagacagagaagaccTTACTTGCGAGAAGCAATGGCACAGACGAAAGGACAGTCGCAGACGCAGGTAGGAACGAAGCAAGACCGCATCACGAGCTCGAATCGAATCTacgcgcgcagggcgaatTGGAAAAAGGAAACGAGAACAGAAAAATACGAGCAAAAATGGATGCATGAGGAAAGCAGGATGCGACGATGGaaaggcggcagagacacaaGGGAGCAACAGGAGAGAgaacgcgggcgcgagaagacagagTGGAGAGCAGAAGTCTGCGCTTACGTGATCTTGGCGCTCAGagcccggcggcgctcctcgGTGTAGGGTCGCCGAGTAGTTTTCATGCGCTGGCGGAAAGCTTCGTCCTTCCACTAAAGCGCAAAAACAAAAAATTCAACAAACATGCCAAGACAGAAATCCTCTGAACAGCGCACCGAGCACCGGGCCTACTTCGTGTGCAAAAGAGTGGAGATTCCCACAGACCACGCACACGTAACATCCTCTGTCCCCACACTTGATGCATAGCAAAAAGGCGAATCTGCCACAGATGATACGCATATGCCGGAGTGTGTGTATTTGTGCCAATCGCAGGCAGGGTTAGGGAAAGACAAACATGCTAATCTTGACTCTGCAGATGCACGCCTCGACGTGGCAGCAGCGGACGGATACGCTTGCTACCGCGCGCTTCATGTTGCACACGGCAACGATGGTGCCCGCTGGACTGCGTCGTCGCAGTTCGCTGCGGATAATCAactcgcgtctccgcagcctcagcgcctctccgtcgcctgcagaagcCCGGGGCTTCCCGCAAGAACGCGACAGACGACTGCGGGCACACGCTGCAGGCtctggcgggcgcctgcgccctcaCGAACTCAGCTGAGGTGCGAGGGAGAAAGCAGCATGGACAACAGTcgcacacgcagccgcgcgggacAGACGCCGGCATCGCTTGGCGGACGCCGCTGAGTACGCCACTGCGTCGGAAGACGTGGACTGCGCAagcgggcgcggcaggcgtcaAGGTCACTCACGAGGCGCTTCAGCGTGTCAGAAatcttcttccgcttttctccgctggcgttcacctgcgcacacgcacaccAAAGCGAGCTTCAGGCTTCTCTCCCGTCTCAGAAACGCCACGACGCaaacgcgaggcaggcgcgcccctcagcttccgcgcctcccctCACCCTTGAGGGTTTAGTGCAGGTGCGCGTAGGCTTTGAGTCCCCTCACACGCGTCGATGGAACCTTTCTAGGTCTGTGTAACGTTTGCTGCGTTCTGCCCGTGTGCGGCATGCGCGGAACCAGGGCGGGGGCGCGCgactccgcctcgcctgcgcgccgcagagcggcgctgcagacacgGTCGCCACCAACACCGGTCGTTTGTCAGTATGTATGTTACCAGTGTGTCAACGAAATACGAATGCCGATGAACGCATTTGGTTAACATGACAACATAGAAGGCAGTGCCTCGCCAGAAGATAACAAAGCACGCGTTGgcagcgtgcgcgcgcgtgtttcAAGAGGCTGTGCGCTCAggtctctcttcgctgcatTCAGAGAATCGTGGGAGCCGGAGGCAAGAGATAAGCGTGTGCTTCTGAGTaccttcgcctgcgcctggcggACTCTCTCTGCGTACGCAGAGTCCTCCCTCCATCGTCTCCGCACGCTCTGCGCGATagccgcgcgcgtggccGCAGACTGCCGTCTCTGAATGACAAAAACGCGGAAAACAGAGGACGTCTCGATAgccgcgcttcgccctcATTCCCCAGTTCTGAACGCTGCACAGCCTCATAGATACATGCACGTACGTGTAAATACATTCATacgtgcatacatacatacgtgcatacatacatacgtacatacatacataagtacatacatatatatatatatatatatatatatatacatatatatctgcaaAGAactatatacatgcataccgGCCTCCGCACGCTCTTTTCACGGTGTGGTAAAGCGGAGATGTGTCTGCAGACGTGCACACAAGTCTACGTAGTTGTCTCAGTGTTCACTGGATTGCTTTTTGAGGCTAGGGCACTCCCTCCTTCGGCTCTCGCAGCGTCGCCTACGCAGCGTCCAGAGGCTGTCCCAGCCAGCAACCCACGCTGCGGCACCTTGGGCTCTCTTGGCGCATCCCTTCCTttctcgcgtcctcctccttttgcgcgcgctgcggcagaagTGGAGAGACGCGTGCCACTGCTAGCCCGCTGTCCAGACatcgtgcatgcatgcgcgactACACATGTGCGCAACGGCATGCACTTTCGACCGCGTGCGTCACTGAATAAATAAGTAGTTGCGGGCCCACGCCCGAAGACTCTGTGCGCGTGACCGGTTGGACCCTTCCATCCGGAGATCTTCGAAGGCGGCACGGCCTGCGCATATGTTGATACAGGCGGGAAAGCCCCTCCccgacagacacgcgcgattctgcacacacgcgcaacgcgcagacgagctcCATGTTACTCACTTGTCTTCCCAGCTGAAGGAGCTTCAGGCGCGCCTCGGGATCTCTCCAGCgggctcgcaggcgctcggAGAGCTTCTGCCTGGCCGtaggagacagcgacgcctgaaaagagaaaacaacTCACTAAAACCATGAAATTACTCCAGTTACGAGAGGGCTGTCACGTTGCTACAAACAACTTCCGGGTTTGACTGAGTTGTCGCACGTTCTCTATGGCATCTACTTGGACGAAGAGGCCCCATGAACAAGAATATTCGTTCAAGTCACCAGGCCCACACAGCGCAGGTACAAAATGGTGAATCAGGTTAAACTTTGGCTTATCAAACCTGCCTGAGATAAACTTCTGCCGCAAGAAGTACAAAATATACAACCCCAGCAGAAGTGGACTTCAGTTTCACGGCAAAAATGTTAGCTCGATGTGCGCCGTTTCGCAGTCCGAGTCGCTCAGAGATTGCCGCCGTCACAAGTCCGCCTGTATGAGATGCCTCTTCCGCACAGAAGGGATCATCTTAACGCCGCTcccgtctctgcgtcctcccccTTTGTCACATCCCGGCCTTCACTCTCTTTTCTCTATCGAGGGCGAGCATCCTctgtgcgcgtcgctgcatCTTTTCAGTGCGTTCAAGAAGTCTTCCTGCCGCAGTGGGCCGCGCTGGAGAACCCCGTTGCCCTTCGCTTCCCTCACGgcgcttctccttcctctctacCGCTTCCCTCAACCagaagacagacgcgcggaCGACCGGCAGCTTCGCGTTTCCCCGCGAGAGGGTTTTTCGGTTTTTTCGGGTGTTTTTACATTTTTTGTCTTACGCGGACGCCCGAAGAGGCTGAGCTGGGAGCCTGGCTTTCTTCGCCCGgtttcttctgcgcgtccttctccgccttgaGGCGCTGCATGGCGTCCCGCgtcctgcagagacagcagcagcagagcagGCAAAGAGACAGCCAATTCAGCAacgcgaaagaagaaaagcagacgcagcttcgtctgcagcgaagGCGTCACCCGTGGCCATCTCTCAGCCCAGCTTCACCGCAGAACAAACCAGAAGTTGTgagacgcctgcgggcgaggagagctgTCTCCTGAGCGTGGGGTCGCTGTGTGAAAGGAAGGCGTGTTCCACAGGCTGAgtgaaggagacagaggcgaggcgccagaaACTTTACCTCTCTGCAATTTTTTTGCGAATTTCGTCGGACCAGGGACGCCCGTAGTTCCAcggtctccttcgcgtcttgCGCTCATCCCCTGCGGGGTGCTGAGGCGactcttcgctttcttcgccttttcgCTCTGCTGCTGTTTGTGCAGgaggctcgcggctcgcttcgccgttcgcgctcgcgccagGGGAGCCCTCAGGTCGCTCtcctttcctctgcgcctgcgtgaaGCTCCAgctgtcttccgcgtctatcgcgcgcgcgcctctttcactctctgctgctgagttcgccctccccgcctcgcgctccgcggctcctggcttcgctgcttcacgcgcctcgtcgccctccgccgcgcgctgcgctgcctttTCCTTGaccgaggagaagaaggcgctgaagaaggacgcgaagagcggcgctgccgaccgcccgcgcgggtcctcgccgcaggcgccagcgaTCTCTCCGGCGCTCGGGGGCGGAGAGACtcggggagaggcgcgctggcgacaagaagaaaagagagacgcaggcgcgcgccgcaggtcctcgcagggagaggaggaagaaaggaagACAGACGGCGCAGAAACAACGCGCGAAGTCGCCAGAGACGCTAATTGCGGCCATGTCGTCTGCAAGAAGAGTAGCGGCGGCAGATGCCTGGGAATCAGCGCGCGTTGCcaggcctctgcgccctgcCCCTGCGAGCGGATTGGTCCCtctcgagaggcggagagagactccCACGTGTGCCCTGCGGAGTCCCAGAGTCGCCTGCctggctgcggaggctgctGAAAAGCaagcggcgctgcgaaggTGAGGCAACGGAGACCGCCCAGAAggtggcgggcgcctgcagacgcgacgggagctcgccagcgacgccaggACGCACCAGATGACTCCCCGACGCGCGAAGATAAcccagcagagaggcgcggaagagaggaggcgacggccgccgcgtgaggagggcgcgaggatGAGAAGGGCACCGCCTCAGGacaagaaggcgcggcggatgGCGACGCCAGAGAAGACAGATCTGAGCGAGGTCGCCGCAAGGTCGAAGGGGATCCCGATACGGGAGAAAGCGAGAcaccggctgcggcggccggcgcgagggtggcgagcagagagagcgcaggaccggcagaagaagcgaagaagagaggcgaagagagccgcgacactccgaggcagagaggcggaaggaggaaggagacagcagagaagaaaggccgCGGAGATAGAGTCGACAGGGGTGGCGACGCTGACGGAGCAAACTGAGTAGTCGACGCcacagaagaagcgagaaagTGCCCtggacggcgcagagaaggagaagtGTGCAGGACGGActggagaagaagcagcagacacAGGAGACCGAAAGACGAAGACCAAGGACTGCCCCAGAGACACTCGCAAACCCTACGCGCGAGCAGCTTCAGCGGAGGCCCCTTGAGCGTGTGTGTAGGTAATAgactgcagcgaggcgacgggcgaAGTGAAGAGAGACGACATTTGCACGTTTTCCGCAGAAAAGAGGGGGAGAGCAGCAGTGAGTCGACAGTCGACTGTGAGAGAGGGCGAAAAGTCAGGGAAGACGACGTGCCGCCGCGAAATGCAGAGACACCGGCCGAGGGGACgcctccgcatgcagaggcaggcaAAAGCGAAAGAAcggctctgcctcctccgcgaggcgcgcggagagcgagggaaCCAGATGACGAACGAAGCGAGCacgacgcggaaggagagaaTGCCatcgaggcaggcgaaggggAAGCATACAACAAAAGAGAGAAACGAGACTACCGGCGTGGCCTcagacgcgcggctggaggATACGGGGAAGTCTCAGCGTGGCGACGAGTCAAAGACCGCGGTCGAGAGATCATTCAGACTCTCCCCGCCAGAGTTGAATATTGGGTTTTCTCACGAggcgcgcacacacgcgaacccgagagagacgcctcaTCGGCCTGAAGATCCGcaaaagacgacgaagaagcgtCCTCTTCACGAACTGCGaggaaagagaggaagagcgaagaagaggggaggagcgcgcaggcgagactgtcgaggccgccggcggagttCCGGACTAGCAGAAAGCCGCCTTTGCATGTCCTTTCTGCATTATCCTCGTGAAGGCTATCGGCGCTCCCATTCTCTCCTGCGCGGTTTTCTTGCCTCGATGGAAAACCGCTCTCTgttcctctgcgcgcgcctcatCTACGCCGCTccgcccggcgcgcgcgcggcaaaACGGGCCACCGTCGGGAGAGTCGCATGCAGAGTAAAAGCGGAGGAAAGCGATGCTCGGCGAAGGTGCCGCGCTTCTGCAATGGAAAGACGACGCACCGgacgcagcgcctcccgAAACTCGTTAGAGAGCGCACGCAACGCAGTGCGCCGTCTCCTTGAGgcctgctgccggcgcatgcgcacagaCGCCAAACGACTTCGGCCGGCGAAAGGAGAGGGAGCAGCTGCCAGGAGCGCGGCTCGGAGGAGACGAAACCGACTCCACTTGTTTAGGCTGGCGATGCCTAAAGAACCCACTACACAGGCAAGACATGCACAGATGCGCGTATTTCCTCGCGCATGCTGCCTGCCAATGACTCTGGGCGGCCGACATGCCCTGCGGCTCGGGCTTGCGCAGCGTGACCGCGTCGATGTAAAGGGGAGCTCGCGTGCAAAAAAGTCGCCACGACTGCCCTCCGGCGATGCGCAAAtgtggcggcggagaaacCTTCGCCTCGCAAACGGAGGCTTGAGGAAATCgagcgctcgccgcaggcccaGGGTTTTCAATCTGCGCCGCACACCAGCGACACCGAGCGGCCTGgagggctgcatgcgcgaagacgcgacaCAGCACGGAAGGCGCCGTGGACGAACAAGAGCACTTCTGGCCTTTCTGCCTGTGAATCCAGGACTTCCCTGCATGGACTCTGTCCGCGCGCAAGGTGAAGATCCCCAAACCAGTTATCATCGCCTTAACTGCTCCTTAGTTGTCGATATGCAGGCACAACGGCTACCTTGCGAGGCCGCGTAGGACACGGTGGTGTCTCTGGAGAAGTATGTCTCTCTTGCGTGTCTGAAGCACATTTATCTTGCCGCTTGCCTTCAAATGCTTCTCTGCATCGACCTACAGAATCCCGTGTAAGGAACCCTCTCGGACGGCACGATGTGCATCACTTCGCGGAGACACTAACGACACCACACTGCACAGGATTTCAGCAAGTAGTTTTCGTCAACCCAAGACACGCAGACCAAAGCAGGGGCTGCCCCAGGCATGCCGAGGCTTACAGCTATCCGGTATTCGTGGACGCATGTGtgagcatatatatatatatatatatatatatgtctgtgTATACGGATGTATAGGTAGGTATCTTTGTATTTCTGTATGTATGCGTGTATGTGTTTGTATCTGTATGCGATCCTGCACACTTGGCGCCCGCAAAGTCGACATCCGTCTACGGACACGAGAAGCCCCGATTTTTCGGCCTCACTTCATTTTCCGCGCGCCACTGCGAGTCTCGCAGCTTGCCGCTCTCAGCAGACTCCCTCTAGACCTGTTTTCTTACCATCTTCGCTCGATGGAGTCGATGCGCAGATCCCGCCAATCACGGGACGCTGGCGCTGAAATCGCTAGGTAGCAGCTGTCTCTATCGTCCACTTTTTCTCTCCATAGATTCATAAAATATGTCACATTAGTGCATGTGCATGAGGACCTGTCTGTACTTGCCTAAGGAGCGGGACAGCCACATCGCTAACCTCGTCCAACTGTGACGACTGAGAATGCATCTGAATATGCGCAGTTCTCTCGGCATCATTTACTTGCACTTCCGGAAGTGGGTAGGTTGGATTAAATCCTGTCACGTTCTACGAGCTCTGCAGGTCAtctgtctgcatgcgtcgaATTTGCTCGGTTGGCTTCGGGAAGGACCTGCCGCCTCCATGTTGGGACAACTGCTGGCCTGCTTCATCAGAAAGTCTTCAATGTCCGCCGGAAGGCGCATGTCTGCGCCAGCCGCTTGGTATGAGTTTGCGAGCTAATCGATTGTGGAGAGGTGCAGCACCGATTGAGCCATACCTTCTGCATTTGAGAGGGCTCCCCTTTTCGTAAGGATAATCGAAGCTTGGCTTCTGTTGTGATCAGATGACTTCTGCATCAACGAGGCGAACGAGACAGATCTGCGTGGCAGGCTTTTTTCCacctc
This DNA window, taken from Besnoitia besnoiti strain Bb-Ger1 chromosome III, whole genome shotgun sequence, encodes the following:
- a CDS encoding hypothetical protein (encoded by transcript BESB_049390) — translated: MAFSPSASCSLRSSSGSLALRAPRGGGRAVLSLLPASACGGVPSAGVSAFRGGTSSSLTFRPLSQSTVDSLLLSPSFLRKTCKCRLSSLRPSPRCSLLPTHTLKGPPLKLLARRVCECLWGSPWSSSFGLLCLLLLLQSVLHTSPSLRRPGHFLASSVASTTQFAPSASPPLSTLSPRPFFSAVSFLLPPLCLGVSRLSSPLFFASSAGPALSLLATLAPAAAAGVSLSPVSGSPSTLRRPRSDLSSLASPSAAPSCPEAVPFSSSRPPHAAAVASSLPRLSAGLSSRVGESSGASWRRWRAPVASAGARHLLGGLRCLTFAAPLAFQQPPQPGRRLWDSAGHTWESLSASREGPIRSQGQGAEAWQRALIPRHLPPLLFLQTTWPQLASLATSRVVSAPSVFLSSSSPCEDLRRAPASLFSSCRQRASPRVSPPPSAGEIAGACGEDPRGRSAAPLFASFFSAFFSSVKEKAAQRAAEGDEAREAAKPGAAEREAGRANSAAESERGARAIDAEDSWSFTQAQRKGERPEGSPGASANGEASREPPAQTAAERKGEESEESPQHPAGDERKTRRRPWNYGRPWSDEIRKKIAERTRDAMQRLKAEKDAQKKPGEESQAPSSASSGVRASLSPTARQKLSERLRARWRDPEARLKLLQLGRQRRQSAATRAAIAQSVRRRWREDSAYAERVRQAQAKVNASGEKRKKISDTLKRLWKDEAFRQRMKTTRRPYTEERRRALSAKITAMWADHGEYRSRTIDAIRSRFDRLREEEGLASSRKARGSRSPTQGAFSRLASRHASSGSRAPDLLSLLGVKQPPHSQRQEFWQRMYQKLLSEETEGERDAAVDEENGARRGSEMREAHLLEMSC